In Falco naumanni isolate bFalNau1 chromosome 15, bFalNau1.pat, whole genome shotgun sequence, the DNA window GTGTCTCCCAGGCCACCTTTCCCTGTGCCCAGCCAGGTGTCCCCTTGTCCCTCTGTTCCCATGCCCAGCCACGTGTCCCCGTAGGCATTGATCCCCGTGCCCGGTCTGCTGTCCCTGACCAGCTAGGTGTCCCCATATACGTCTACACCCAtgcctgcccagccagctgtccccatgcccacctgtccccatgcccagcCAGATGTCCACACCCAGCCAGGCGTCCCCATGCCCAGACAAGTGTCGCCAAGCCTCCCGCAtgcccctgcccacagccaccTGTCCCCCGGCTGCCCCGCACACCTCCCGCCCACCCCGCTGTGGCACAAGGACGCAGCACGGTGGGTGGCAGCGTTTATTGCCAGCCTCAGTTGGCCTGCAGGATGGAGTTGATCCAGCTGCGCAGCTTGGTGACGCGGGCGTAGACGCCGGGCACGTTGGGGTcgcaggtgctgctgccccaggagaCGATGCCCACCAGGTTCCAGACACCGTCCTTCTGGCACACCAGCGGGCCCCCGGAGTCGCCCTGCGGGCAGCGGGTGagcgcaggggctggggaggggggcgcggggggcacggggggcacaggggggctgGGAGCACCTACCATGCAGGAGGAGGCACCGTCAGCACCGGCGCACACCATCACGTCGGCGATGCGGAACCCCCAGAACTGCTTGCACTGCGCGTTGGTGAGCAGGGGCAGggccacctgctgcagcaccgcCGGCGTCTGCGAGGCTGCGGGCGAGCGGGGCGGCATCAGGGCCAGCACCGCGGCCGCGACTGGGACCAGGACAGGGAGGGGTGTAGGGAGAGGGATGTGCGCAGGCATGAGGACGAGGACGAGGACGAAGATGAGGACGAGGAcgaggatgaggatggggatggggatggggacggggagggagaggagggcaggagcGGTTGTGGGTTGGAACttagggatggggatggggacagagatggggctggggggaaggatgGGTACAAGGACGGGGCTGGGGATGAGGAAGGGGACAGGGGTGAGGATGGGGCTGGGCCTGAGGCTGAGCATGGGGATGAGGCTGAGCATGGGGATGAGGCTGAGCATGGGGATGAGGACAGcgatggggctggggaagggtaCGGGGATGAGGAAGGGGCCAGGGAGGAAGGCAAGGATGGGGCTGAGGCTGCGCGGGGGCAGGAAAGCGCAGTACCGTTGGGGTCAGTGAGCCCCCAGCCGGTGGTGACACAGGTCATGCCCCCCGGGAAGTCATCAGTGGCCTGGGGCAGGCAGACGGGGGACACGCGGGCTGACATCCGCGCCGGAGTGGCCAGTTTGATCAGGGTGATGTCGTCACGGATGGTCAGCATGTTGAACTTGGGGTTCTTGAAGacctggagcaggcagcac includes these proteins:
- the LOC121098007 gene encoding chymotrypsinogen 2-like isoform X1 — encoded protein: MALLWLLSCLALAGSARAALSVESCGVPAITPVIRGYNRIVNGEPAVPGSWPWQVSLQRYSGFHFCGGSLISENWVVTAAHCGVRTTDTVVVGAYDQDATTPDEQKLTIEKVFKNPKFNMLTIRDDITLIKLATPARMSARVSPVCLPQATDDFPGGMTCVTTGWGLTDPNASQTPAVLQQVALPLLTNAQCKQFWGFRIADVMVCAGADGASSCMGDSGGPLVCQKDGVWNLVGIVSWGSSTCDPNVPGVYARVTKLRSWINSILQAN
- the LOC121098007 gene encoding chymotrypsinogen 2-like isoform X2, whose protein sequence is MALLWLLSCLALAGSARCGVPAITPVIRGYNRIVNGEPAVPGSWPWQVSLQRYSGFHFCGGSLISENWVVTAAHCGVRTTDTVVVGAYDQDATTPDEQKLTIEKVFKNPKFNMLTIRDDITLIKLATPARMSARVSPVCLPQATDDFPGGMTCVTTGWGLTDPNASQTPAVLQQVALPLLTNAQCKQFWGFRIADVMVCAGADGASSCMGDSGGPLVCQKDGVWNLVGIVSWGSSTCDPNVPGVYARVTKLRSWINSILQAN